The DNA segment AGTTTAGCTTTGGAAACTGAATCCGTAGGTAGATTACTACTCATATTTGCAGTGTTTTAATAACTGTTGTACGTTTTATGCTTTCAAAAGTTTTGCAGCTTTAAGAAAGAATCGTAATACTCATATCGCGTAAATCGTTCATTCATActaaacaaataaataaataaataaatgaataaataaatagaaatatatagtaatatatacataataGTATTTCATAATAACCAATGTCAATGTTCTTCATCTCGCAAACATGTCTTACAACGTAGTCAAGTTTTTGTGGGAAGTATTGTATCTTATATGTTGTGCATTGGAaaccttcttcaattcttgtaaCCTTTCTCTCAAGTATGGAACATCTCTCAAGTTCTTTTCTAATACCAATCTTTCTTCCTCAAACTTCAATCTCTTAGTTGCGTTCAATTCACCGAAGAAATAACCACCTTTTCCATCGAATTTAAGCAAATAATTATGGAAGTGCCATAATGCAGGCCTGTGTGCGACCGATAATAACGAAATTCCTAATTCTTGAGCATGCTTATACATAAATTGTTCCATTGTTGGAGAGACAGCCGAAGTACATTCATCCAAAACAGCAAATTTAGGCTTGTGGTAATACAACCTAGCCATGGCCAATCTTTGTTGAGCTCCGACTGATAATTCTTCAGCCCAGTTACGCGTCATATTCCAAGGGTCTTCACCAATAAGCAAGTCAtctaattgcaaaattttcataatttcGTCCAAATTCTTATCCGAGTTGGCGTCTTTATTTTTGTCGAACTCGTCAAGGGAATCCGGATAAATAATCTGTTCTCTCAAATTACCCTTACATAAATAAGCTCTCTGAGGTAAATAAAACATATTCTTAGTGGTTGGAATAGTCAAGTTACCCTCGTTGCATGGCCATAAGCCACCTAACATTCTGAACAATGAAGATTTACCAGAACCATTTGGCCCTGCAATCAACAAGTGTTGGCCATGTTTGACACTAAAATTCAAACATTCAATCAAGGTGACATCAGCAGGGGTGACCAATCTAACGTCCTTAAAAGTGATATCATCACCGTAGTTCACATTGTTGGAGGTTGAAAGTTGATCACCGGTAGGAAGTGCGTCTTTTAATTTTCTCTTTTGAATCTCAACTAACGCCTCTTGGAAGTCGGCGACTCTAGTAGCATGGCCAAGAACTTGTAAAAGatatcttcttgaataaatcaatCTGTCTAACGAATCAGAGGCACTCAAAAGTAATCTTCTATTCGTAATGAAGTCAGCCGAGGCAGATGGATTTGGGTCGTTACCCAAATATCTGTTAATAAATACTGGGGCCGAACATAACACTAAACCAGCAGCCCCCCAAAAGTACTTCACAATAAAAGTTTGTGCTATTTCATGAATGGCCTTTTTCCAATATTCCATCTTCAAGAATCTTTCTAATTGATAGTAACaataatcaatataatCCAATTCACGATTATAACCCCTTAAGAACGCAATTTCTTCGCTATTGGTGACAATCTTAGAGTGGGCCGATCTTAATTGGCCTTCTAAGTTTGCTCTTTCAGCAGCGATCTTAGCAAACGGAGGCGAAAAGAAACGCAAGATAATAGTCGAGAAATGGGCAATAATCCCCAATGCAAGACTACCTTCACCGCTCCCAACACCGCTTTTTGATAACTCCCTCGCACATAACAACATATCCAATGTAGGCTTCAACAATTGACCTGGCAAACTCGATAACGCCTGGGCCAATCTTGCCACATCGGTGGAAATTCTTTGATCCGGATCTTTAATCTTGCTGTCGGATAACTGGATCAAAGAATAGTAGTTAGGATCAAGATTGTCGGGCAAATAGTCCTCCATGATGCTATTATTCATGTTACATCTCAACGACCTCCGTAACATGCTCCTAGTCCATGTCAATAACGAATTGACCAAGGATGCGGGAAACCCAATCAACATCCACACCGCCAACAACTTCCCGAACACCCTGAGCCTTTTACTGACCAAAGCACCCACTAATTTACCGTCCAAACTGGCAACCTTGATCGTCAAATACGCCCTTATCACCAACAACACCAAATGTGCCCCCAAGTACATCACCGCCAGATTTGTCCACCCTGGTATTGCTGACCGGAACAACCTAAGTCCCGCTTGCTTGCTGATTTTggtcttcttcttttccaCTTCCTTCGAAACATCCTCTCTCTTGGTACGTCTTGACTTGGTATTAGTTGCGCCCGAAAAAGCAGCCGTaatcaaaagaatataCGACGAGTTCAAAAAGAGTGATCTATTATTCTTGTATACATTGAATACCGCCAATGCAAATGAGCTATCGGTGGCCTTTTTATACGACATTTCTAAcccaataaaatttatctaaCACTCTAACAGTGTTTAgttcttcaataatattaaaacGTCTTGATTTATATCGTCAACAGGCTTACTCTCTGCTTAAAAACTACCATATATTACCGGAAGAGGTTCAATTTCACTGTGATTTTTAACTGTGGGGGGAATTTAAGGGCCGCTTACATAAACTTTACGATGGTGCTGACAAATCGATTATCTATTCACTATATAAGAGACCGAGTAGAGTGAAATCATACTAAGTACTCCCTTACCTTCTATTGGGTCTGTAGTATATCAGAAACCTTCTTCTTGCCCGCGTCGATTTTGGACTGCAATTCGTCCATGCGGttataatagaaataattggCCAAATCTGTGGTGTTCTTGCAATCTGGGGTTTGACTGAGAAGCCTTTCGTACAATTGGCAGATATCATCCACAGACGGAGACTCTTCAAGATTGAGCAGGCCTTGTTGTATAGATAATTGAGTACTGGCATGATCGAACCACTCACGAGACACATATTCTAGTTTCTGCTCGCTGGGCGACACCGATGATGGTTCGATGAGGCCGTTCATGTGGAGGAGCTGTGTTAACAACAATAAATCGCGTTTGGAGTAGGTGCTTGGATCCGTGGGGTCTGTGGATACATTGGCTGAACTCATggttattatatttgactGACAGCCGACTTTGagttgaaagaagaaagagttTGGCGGTGCAACATTTTGACCTGATTCGATATGCGTAGAAGGGCCACAAACAGGAGAGTGGCTTTACCATTTTGTCAACAtggattttgaaattagaCAGTACTAGCAGCAGGTAGAATGCAAACTATTCATTCTACACGAGAAAAGGTTCGGGAAAGAGATATATTGAGCATATGCGGACGTAGAAATGACGATTAAGAAGCTATCACCGGATTTTGAAGAGCGGTTTGCCCGAATAAGCATCGATTTATCGGGTTGTGGAGCTAACGAAGGCCACAGCAGATTAGACCCAGAGATCACCAACCCCGAGACGGCAAGATCGTTTGGCGTGGCAAGATCGAGCAGAAAGAAGACATATCCGTCCCATCTATACCCGAATGGGACGCCTAGTACTAACTATACCACGCCATCTAAACAGCCCGTATTGTCTACGGCCAAGAGGGCCAAATCGAGAAACCTTTCGAATCAGCTCAAAATTGCATCCAACTCTACGACAGATGATCATTTAGCGGTCACGCCAACGAGAATTGAATCCCAGAATACACATAAGCATGGAAATAGGTCCATGTCTACCGTGAAACAGCCGTCGAAGAGAATATTGAGTTGTCCGATGTCTGAAAGACCGAACCGAACAAAAGACCACCTGTTTTCTTTCATGAAGGAAACGTCTTCATCAATGAACAAGCATGTGAATGTTTTCAACAGCGGTGTTGGAACGTCGCCTACCCCAAATCGGGTATCCCAAGAACCCCAGCCACTGACAAAGAGAGTCAGCTCATCTAACACGACAAAGAGAAGGCATCAGCTAGAACATCGTACTCGTAATATAAGCGGAGGAAGCTACAATAATGGAGCACgagaaagaagaatcaTGTCAACGCAAGCACCTGTTACTAGACCCACCGATATCACCAATATAAGCTATAGCGTGCCCACGCTGAAGTTCCATGAGATTAAGTCGAAAGATgagaatttaaagattcCTAACTACAATGGGTTGGGCTACAATCCTCCATATGACTCTATGAACTCGCCGTCGAAGCACAGACATGTTTCCCAGCCATTTACTCAAAAATCAAAAGATGATGTATACGATAGGTTGTATAACAATTCAAACAGTAATAGAACCAAGACAGGAACCACGTCTCCCAGAAGCCTAAATTCAAGACTGGAGTGCCACCAAACTAGAAACCAATGTTCAGAGAATGAGTCGAATAATACGGAGACTCCAAAAATTCAGAATACGCATGAACTCTTGCTGATAATTTACCGGGAAGATCctgatttattttcttttgggTATACAAGTCATAAAGATTTCAACAAACGACAACATATGGATACCCAGAACTTGAATTCTGGTGTAAGTGGATATTCGGGACCATTGAGCATATACGAAAGAGGTGAAATATTGAGAAAGAaggatatatattttatgccGAGCGAAAATGGCAATACCTTGGAAAATGATCCCAGGTCAATTAACGTTAGAAATTACAGCCAGAATTTTGGATTTGATGATAAGACCggaaattatataattgttCCTCATGACCACATCAACTATCGTTACGAAATTGAAACAATATTAGGAAACGGTTCATTTGGTAATGTGGTGAGATGCAAAGATcacaaatattttgattctgaaaataataacaaaacAGTtgcaataaaaataatcaagaaCGATATAAAATGGTCGTTACAAGCTGTATACGAAACCAAAATGTTAAAGCATTTAAACGAGAAAATGAAAACCACCGAAAAAACACTATTCGAAAAGGATTTCCCTATACTAACATACATTGATCATTTCCATTTTAGAGGTCATATGTGTATTATATCTGAAATGTTATCACTAAATTTATACTCTTTACTAGAAATCATAAGATTTCGTGGCCTATCGTTAAATCTTTTAAGACTGTTTTCTAGGAGTATATTGACGGGATTGGACTTCATacataaacaaaatattattcattgtGATATAAAACCTGAAAATATCATGATAAAGTTGCCATCAAATTTCCATCCAAACAATGATGCAgtaaatgaaaaagatcTCGTGGTGaagattattgattttggctCCTCTTGTTTTGATAAGGAAATTTCCTACTCTTATATCCAATCAAGATTCTACAGAGCACCAGAAGTTGTACTTGGCGCTAGTTACAATAATATGATTGATATTTGGTCATTTGGTTGTGTAATAGCGGAATTATTTTCAGGAGCACCATTACTTGCAGGTAAGAATGAGTTGGAGCAGATTGGCTTAATATTAGAGTTATTTGGTGCTCCCAATAGCAGCCTTATTCTAGAACAAAGAGATAAGTTAATGAAATCAGCAAAGAGACAAAAAGCTGCtactaatttcaataacatTGACCCGAATAAAGGTATTGATCAATCGGTCATGAATAAAGTCTCTGTGGATGAAAAGACAATCCGAAAAACGCTTCTCTTTAGTCTTTTTGACATACTGGGGAAAATCAATTTACAATTCCTTAACATGAGGAGCCAAGTGGTTGCAAATACAATCTCTTCAACAATACCAGGAGCTTCTGCtgtaaagaaaaaattcaaaccaAATTCTAAAGGTTTGGAAATTTTGTTACGTCTAAATACGACCAGAGAAACTAAAAAGGACATTCAGTTATTCTCTAAATTTTTGcattcaatttttaaatgGAACCCTTCGGAAAGACCTCCTGCatcagaattattaaatgattcGTTTTTGAGGGAATTATAAGgtagataaatatatagcCTAAATTAGACAACTATTAATCCATTATAACCTAGCTGTAAAACTGCAAAAAGTGCGGGTTTGGGcccaaaaaaaaagaaaattgcGAATTCTGTGGATCGAACACAGGACCTTCAGATTAACTGGACCGAAGTTGACTTCAGTCTGACGCTCTCCCAACTGAGCTAAATCCGCAGATTTCTTTACTTTTCCgacaataaaatttactATATATTCGCATATTGACATCTTTAGATACTTTCGGGACTACGAAAGGTACTCAGAATATCTACGAAATATGGAATAGACATTCAAGTTAATTTGTATAGAATTTCATGTGTGGTTCCATAAAATCAAGTCATTTATGTGTAACTGAAGAATTCTTGCTATAACGAGAATCATGTGAACCTTTTATTCTCTTGTCGCACAGTCCCCACAGTCATGACATAATTTTGATCTTTTTTATACTATGTACTAGTTACTTAGCCATACTTGAAAATGTCAGAAAAAACTGGTAAGGATAACTTCAAGTATCGTGAAAGGGCCTCCAAGgttctttcaaaaatgtATGATAAAACAAGTGATATTGCTGGAAACAATTCAGGTAAGAATAAAGGAATTGCGGCTGGGACAGCAGCTTCTCTTATCAGTTTAGGAATTGATCGAATTAATCAAGGACAATCGGTAGATGAGACTGATGGTTTACCATAtactgaagatgaattgaatcaattgaaagaattggaatCGGAAATGGATGACAGCAAGTCTTCTCATTTTGTCGATAGATTCATGgagaaattattgaagcaTGCCATTCCAACAGATGGGCCAGAGAAAGAAATGCTTGAAAGGAGAGTGGCAGATCCTGAACGACTCAAGAAACCGAATTTGTCAATTAGGATACTTACGTCTAATTTTAAGAGATTAAGTTCGAAGATGAGTTCATTTTTTGTATTACAGTACGGTTTGATTCACATTATCACCTGGAGAAAGCCTACTAAAACTTTATCATTTTTGGTTTTCTATACCTCAATTTGCTTGTGGCCACATCTCATATTGGCTTACCCAATGATTTTTCTTATATTTGGAGTAATGTTACCAGCGTATATCCATAGACACCCCATGAGAACCCCGGAATTGATAAAAGTTAAAAAAAGAGGGCAATCGATATTagattttttcaatctGTCAAGTGATACTAGtgttattgaagatttaattGGCAAAGATTATCATAACGATTCAGGTTCAGAGTCTGATTCTCTCCAACCTGTtatttctaaatcttcTGATACTTCTAGCATGTTCAGCAAGAAGCCCGTGTCAGcatcaaaattaaaagacGGTGATGTAAATGAACGTATACAGAAGAAGGATAAAACTCGTCATGTGAAGTCACAAATGACGTTGTTTATTAATATGAGAGATTTACAAAACTTGACGACAGATGTTCTTAATGGGATTAATGGCGCAGAGAAATTTTGGTATGAAACAGCTGGATTTAAGGACGAAAGGCTTTCCACGTTTATATTTTACGGAGTGATTGCTGCTACTTCCATAGTCTTGGTATTTGGACGTTTCATTCCATGGCgattaatttttattcaatcGGGATGGGCCGGACTTATAGTTTGTCATCCAAATAGTAAGAAATACATTATGAGTATTAAAAAGTCAAAGAAGGCTAAGAAGGTGAAGGATGTAAAAGAATCCAAAGAGAAAGAGGGTAGATTTGAGAGACAcgacattattattgatgattctGCAGAAATAAGGATTGTAGAGGTGTTCGAATTACAGAACAAGAACATGCTGAATAATCAATGGTCTTTCCATAGATATACAAGCAATATGTTTGACATTAAAAACCACGCAAGAGCGGCAGGAAAAAGGCCTCTTGGGGTGGATGACTTATCAAAGGTATTACCTCCTCCCGATTGGAAATTCGATATGGGGTATGCCAATAAATGGGAGATTGACATTGATCCACAAAAGTTTTTTAAAGAgagaaatatcaataatccGTACTTACAAGTACATGAAGATGAGAAAGAAGGTTGGATATATGATAAATTGGACGGGGTAGACAATCTGGATTCTAGTTATGAGTTCAGAAGAAGGAGGTTATCGAGAGAATGCTACAGGTATTCTAGACCCCCTGTTATCCCGAAGAATACATaggatatatatatttattacaCTATTTGCTTTTTGATACAAACGTCGTAGAATTACATTAATCATCACTCATCTTCTAACCCCGGCATGCCTTCGAATAACCTACCATAACATGGACTCTCAAAATCCTTGTAATGGTCGTATGGTCGAGAGTGATCCAAATAACAACCAcataaattacaaaaaaatGTACGACACGACGAGCAGCACATTTTATTACAACCATCTAATCtttgaatgatgatttCGCAAGTAGGGCACTTTCTTAAACCTTGATTTTCGTCATTCAACATATCGTTAAACATCTTATCCATAAGGTATTCGTTGGCCATTTTACGGATCAAGGCTTTTCCATAAAGATATCCCAACCTAATTCGTTCCTTTGAGTTTTCTCCACTTTCTAACCACAAGTCCAATCCCTCTAGAGGTATATCAGAATACATATGACTCTTATCCTTTTTGACGCATTTATAATAAGTACCATGCCATGATTTATGACAATCATTGCAAAATGCGTATTTGCATCTTCGACATATTACTAAGGGGTCGCTTGTATTTTCCCTAAATATTTGTTCTGGACATCCTGTCCTAGGACATGAAACCAACCTTGCGGGAAACAATTTCGAAATAAGATCATACTGCTGCTTTATGAAAAGATCTTGATATCTTTTAACCATTTCTTCCGAACTAGAGTCCGaatctttaaatttcaaGATTCTGGATAAAAGCTCAAAGGATATGGGCGGAGTCATGATATTAGccttaaattcattaaagtTGAATGtatctatatttatacCATCCAATCTCAAGTACTTATCTTTTAGTTGGATAAACTTCTTAGTACATTCATAATGAGGACAGTGGACCTTATCAATATCTCCCGTATTAATCAACgatataaaataatcataaAGACAACTGTTACAAAATACATGACCACATGAATCAAATCTGGAGCAATTTGCACCCTTAAAGTCATCCTGACAAATATCACAAGTAAATGTTTCGTTATCAAACTGTGATTTTACTTCTGACACGTTAAACTCCTGGAAATTCCGATACTTCTCAACGTCAGTACCACAATCTATCACTGGACCAATTAGCGTTTCCAAATGGTTATCGATTTTTTCTTGTATAAAATCGATCAGTGCATAAAGAACTTGGTCTTTAAAATCATCCCACAATTTATGCAAGCTTGAGTAAAGCGACTCAACGTCACTATCTGATAGGATTGTTGTATTAATATGGAATTCTGGTGGCTCTTCAAAAGGATATTTCTCAGTCACTTTGAATGTAAGCTGTACAGGAGGAagatttttaattttatctttcCTTACATGCCTATCTGTAATTTCAGTAGCCAGATCTATTTGCACCTGTTTATCTGAAACTAGTAAGTTTCCATCATGTAATATGATTTCGATATCCTTTTCAAGCCGTATAGGTATAATGGCAGATCCTGTCAAGtttttataattaatgTCTGTTGTATTAGAATATATTGCTTCTAAAGACTGTAGCTCTTGTATTCTAATATCATCTGAAAATTCCTCAGATCTATTATCATCCAGTAACCGTTCCATATCCATATCCATGACTATacataattttttgttttattgAGGTTTATCTGATCTAATGCTAGGATAAATGATGAGTTTTAATCGCATGAAATTTCTCGCAGAAAATGAACACgatttgaaaagtttaCCGTTTCCTATAGTTAAAGATCAGGTCATAATTTAAGATAACGATACACTAATATCTTATAGATTCGTTAATAGTATTATCAATGGAATCTTTTACTACTAAAGTACGAACTTTTGATGCTTTTCCAAAGGTTGATGCAGAACATACTGTTAGATCATCGAGAGGTGGATTTTCTACATTAGTTACTATTGTCTGTGGGTTATTGATACTTTGGGTAGAAATAGGAGGATTCCTTGGTGGATATGTAGATCATCAGTTTACAATTGACGACAAAGTAAAATCAGATTTATCACTTAATATCGATATGTTGGTTGCCATGCCGTGTGAATTTCTTCACACCAACGTCATGGACATCACCGACGACAGATTCTTGGCCGgtgaattattgaacttCGAAGGGACCAACTTCTTCTTGCCCCAACactttgaaataaatagcAAGAATACCGATCATGATACACCTGACTTGGACCATGTCATGCAAGAAACCTTGAGAGCTGAATTCAGAGTAGCAGGTGCCCGTGTCAACGAAGGAGCACCAGCTTGTCATATTTTTGGCTCCATACCAGTTAACCAAGTTAAAGGAGATTTCCATATCACTGGAAAAGGTTTTGGGTATAACGATGGAAGACTGGTCGTTCCATTCGAAGCGTTGAACTTCACGCATGTCATTTCGGAATTTTCGTATGGTGATTTTTATCCATTCATAAATAACCCGTTAGACTTTACTGGTAAAGTTACGGAACAAAAGCTACAAGCGTACAAATACTACTCTAAAGTTGTTCCTACTATCTATGAGAAATTAGGCATGATAATTGATACAAACCAATATTCTTTGACCGAACAACACAATGTATATAAAGTCAACCGTTTTAATAATGTCGAAGGTATTCCAggtattttcttcaagtatGAATTTGAGCCTATAAAATTGATCATATCCGAAAAGAGAATTCCATTTATTCAGTTTGTGTCTAGGTTGGCTACCATTATCGGAGGTTTGCTCATTGTAGCTGGATACCTCTATCGTTTATACGAAAAATTTCTCACGGTATTATTTGGTAAGAGGTATACAGAAAGAGACACAGAAAAGTTGCGTGGTGGTTTGCTTGACAGGGATTCTccaaaaatcaaaaaagaCTATTGATGCCTAGCTTATATATAGATTTTGTTAGAACGTCAAAATAAAATGTATGCCCTAATTAGGAATGTGTATGCGATCGTATTTTtcgttatcatttttttgaaaaattaggaTCTCTCCACCCGTATTGGGTATAAACTTATTCACCTTTTGAGAAATTCGTAAAATCATACCATGATTTGCTCATAAAACGTGTAATATGACAGTAAGCAATAAAAAGAGAGCTCTGTCTTCAGACTACGGGGAAAAACCTAAGATAAAGAGATCTAGAAATGGGTGTCATAATTGCAAAAGACTTAAGATAAAGTGCGACGAGTGTAAACCTAAATGTTCATACTGTATTAAAACCGACACCAAATGTGATTATACTATGAAATTGACATGGGGTGGCAGGCCATATAAGAATGGAACTAAGCGAAACAAACTGGGAAATGCAAATGGGTCGCATACTTTTGAAGGGATCAAGCTGGAATTGAACTCTAAACAAGGTACGGAGAACGATAAGATACAATTCATTGTTGAAGGAACGAATATGAATCAAGTCAAGACAGAACCGAATGATAAACGGAAGATTTTGTCACCGTCAACGTCGACGAACTCGACGAACTCGACAAACCAGGTTAAAGGTGATCTGGAGAAGAAGCCTAGCCCTGAGGACATGTATGGGAAAAGTGCCAAATCAAATAAGTGTTTCGGTGAAACAGAATTATCAAAACCATCCAGCTTAATGAATGTTCTGAACTCACCACCAGCATTTGCAACACCGAGCGGTGATTCGATTCTAAGTGATTTCGAAACTTTTCCACAGCATCAGAATTTCAACTCTCTTGGTACCAGGTCGCCTAACCAGGACCTAAACGATTTGCTGAATACCAATGGAAATGATCCTGTTTCTACAGATGTTGTATACAAACCAACATCTAAGATTGAAACACCGAGGGAAGacaatttaaattcaattattgatagTATTCCTGAGATTTCAACAGGTATTGAAAGCTTATCAAATGAGTTGGAGAGAATCTCCAATGGTGGCTATCTGCTTAATTTGAAAACGTCCgagattttgaataactATGTGCTCTCGAACTTGGATGAAAGTACAGAACATTCCACAGACAAATTCTCAGGCATGAACAGGTTTTATAATAAGGACTTCCTCAGCACTCAAACTCCGTGGAGTCCTTCAAGTGATTTGAATATCG comes from the Debaryomyces hansenii CBS767 chromosome B complete sequence genome and includes:
- a CDS encoding DEHA2B08778p (similar to uniprot|Q04651 Saccharomyces cerevisiae YML067C ERV41 Protein localized to COPII-coated vesicles): MESFTTKVRTFDAFPKVDAEHTVRSSRGGFSTLVTIVCGLLILWVEIGGFLGGYVDHQFTIDDKVKSDLSLNIDMLVAMPCEFLHTNVMDITDDRFLAGELLNFEGTNFFLPQHFEINSKNTDHDTPDLDHVMQETLRAEFRVAGARVNEGAPACHIFGSIPVNQVKGDFHITGKGFGYNDGRSVVPFEALNFTHVISEFSYGDFYPFINNPLDFTGKVTEQKLQAYKYYSKVVPTIYEKLGMIIDTNQYSLTEQHNVYKVNRFNNVEGIPGIFFKYEFEPIKLIISEKRIPFIQFVSRLATIIGGLLIVAGYLYRLYEKFLTVLFGKRYTERDTEKLRGGLLDRDSPKIKKDY